The Lysobacter enzymogenes genome window below encodes:
- a CDS encoding S8 family peptidase, which translates to MTRKARSMKWTALALATAVVIAPVAYSGGKLPALNKVPSAKAAASPKAAKLAAAKQNQATTSSRFIITRAPGANAKVSAAAMNQQYAKAAAALGVGIKPMRTLATGSQLIKTDTPLDVAATKELAIELMKNDPSIVEVVQDQLKFPAMIPNDPGYAQQWHYKNGPGGLNLEPAWDIAKGDGIVVAVLDTGITPHSDLNANILPGYDFIADPEVSVDGDGRDADPNDPGDWHDGECNIFGIPEDSSWHGTHVAGTIAAVTNNGVGVAGVAPNAKVQPVRVLGKCGGYTSDIIDAVTWASGGSVTGVPDNATPAEVINLSLGGSGACSAAEQTAFAAARARGTTVVIAAGNSGGDVANFSPANCDNVIAISAVGPTGALASYSNFGNKIDVAAPGGSGANPAADNILSTLNLGLQGQEGEGYAWMAGTSMAAPHVAGVVALMQSAASTPKTPAEIEKILVNTAHVGGQPGGCSWSNWCGSGIVDARYAVAVAKGTEALPPDPQAPEPEPATELENGITVTNIEVGANGILRYQLLVPNGASNLLFAMYGGTGDSDIYVKYGSEPTSTSYDCRPFTSSNNETCFFPTPKGGVWYVQIKGYRASAGMSLYPSFVDANYPRRLDAKASALPNHRTSVNLSWEKGKKNIDIWRNGAILKTVRNTGANTDTFRIIGSGTMSYKVCNNGTQECDDPVEITYNSSR; encoded by the coding sequence ATGACTCGCAAAGCACGTTCGATGAAATGGACCGCTCTGGCGCTGGCGACTGCCGTGGTGATCGCACCGGTCGCCTATTCCGGCGGTAAGCTGCCGGCGCTCAACAAGGTGCCGTCGGCCAAGGCCGCGGCTTCGCCGAAGGCGGCCAAGCTGGCCGCCGCCAAGCAGAACCAGGCCACCACCTCCAGCCGCTTCATCATCACCCGCGCGCCGGGCGCCAACGCCAAGGTCAGCGCGGCCGCGATGAACCAGCAGTACGCCAAGGCCGCGGCCGCGCTCGGCGTCGGCATCAAGCCGATGCGCACGCTGGCGACCGGCTCGCAGTTGATCAAGACCGACACCCCGCTCGACGTCGCCGCCACCAAGGAGCTGGCGATCGAGCTGATGAAGAACGACCCGAGCATCGTCGAGGTCGTGCAGGATCAGCTGAAGTTCCCGGCGATGATCCCCAACGATCCGGGCTACGCCCAGCAGTGGCATTACAAGAACGGCCCGGGCGGCCTCAACCTCGAACCGGCCTGGGACATCGCCAAGGGGGACGGCATCGTGGTCGCGGTGCTCGACACCGGCATCACCCCGCACAGCGATCTCAACGCCAACATCCTGCCGGGCTACGACTTCATCGCAGATCCCGAAGTCAGCGTCGACGGCGACGGCCGCGATGCGGATCCGAACGATCCGGGCGACTGGCACGACGGCGAGTGCAACATCTTCGGCATTCCCGAGGACAGCAGCTGGCACGGCACCCACGTCGCCGGCACCATCGCCGCGGTGACCAACAACGGCGTCGGCGTGGCCGGCGTCGCGCCGAACGCCAAGGTCCAGCCGGTGCGCGTGCTCGGCAAGTGCGGCGGCTACACCTCCGACATCATCGATGCGGTGACCTGGGCCTCCGGCGGCAGCGTCACCGGCGTGCCCGACAACGCCACTCCGGCCGAGGTCATCAACCTCAGCCTCGGCGGCTCCGGCGCGTGCAGCGCGGCCGAGCAGACCGCGTTCGCCGCGGCCCGCGCGCGCGGCACCACGGTGGTCATCGCGGCCGGCAACTCCGGCGGCGACGTGGCCAACTTCTCGCCGGCCAACTGCGACAACGTGATCGCGATTTCGGCGGTCGGCCCGACCGGCGCGCTGGCGAGCTACTCCAACTTCGGCAACAAGATCGACGTCGCCGCGCCGGGCGGCTCGGGCGCGAACCCCGCGGCCGACAACATCCTGTCGACCTTGAACCTGGGCCTGCAGGGCCAGGAAGGCGAAGGCTATGCGTGGATGGCCGGCACCTCGATGGCCGCTCCGCACGTGGCCGGCGTGGTCGCGCTGATGCAGTCGGCGGCTTCGACCCCGAAGACCCCGGCCGAGATCGAGAAGATCCTGGTCAACACCGCGCACGTCGGCGGCCAGCCGGGCGGCTGCAGCTGGAGCAACTGGTGCGGCTCGGGCATCGTCGACGCGCGTTACGCGGTCGCGGTGGCCAAGGGCACCGAAGCGCTGCCGCCGGATCCGCAGGCGCCGGAACCCGAGCCGGCGACCGAGTTGGAGAACGGCATCACCGTGACCAACATCGAAGTCGGCGCCAACGGCATCCTGCGTTACCAGCTGCTGGTGCCGAACGGCGCGTCGAACCTGCTGTTCGCGATGTACGGCGGCACCGGCGACTCGGACATCTACGTCAAGTACGGTTCCGAGCCGACCAGCACCTCGTACGACTGCCGTCCGTTCACCTCGTCCAACAACGAGACCTGCTTCTTCCCGACCCCGAAGGGCGGCGTGTGGTACGTGCAGATCAAGGGCTACCGCGCTTCGGCCGGTATGTCGCTGTACCCGAGCTTCGTCGACGCGAACTATCCGCGCCGTCTCGACGCCAAGGCCAGCGCGCTGCCGAACCACCGCACCTCGGTCAACCTGTCGTGGGAGAAGGGCAAGAAGAACATCGACATCTGGCGCAACGGCGCGATCCTGAAGACGGTTCGCAACACCGGCGCCAATACCGATACCTTCCGCATCATCGGCAGCGGCACCATGAGCTACAAGGTGTGCAACAACGGTACGCAGGAATGCGACGATCCGGTCGAGATCACCTACAACTCGAGCCGCTGA
- the uvrA gene encoding excinuclease ABC subunit UvrA translates to MALDYIRIRGARTHNLKNIDLDLPRDKLIVITGLSGSGKSSLAFDTIYAEGQRRYVESLSAYARQFLSVMEKPDVDHIEGLSPAISIEQKSTSHNPRSTVGTITEIYDYLRLLYARVGSPRCPDHHYPLEAQTVSQMVDQAIALDPEQRYMLLAPVIRERKGEHAQVFEQLRAQGFVRVRVDGALYEIDAVPPLALRVKHTIEAVIDRFKPREDIKQRLAESFETALKLGDGMAQVMSLDNADAAPLLFSSKYSCPVCDYSLPELEPRLFSFNSPVGACPTCDGLGVAEFFDPARVVVHPELSLAAGAVRGWDRRNAYYFQLIQSLAKHYKFNVDTPWQSLSAAQQKAVLYGSGDELISFSYITENGGRSQRKHRFEGIVPNLERRYRETESAAVREELAKFISQRPCPDCGGARLNRAARNVFVAERGLPELVVLPVDEALNFFKALQLPGWRGEIAVKIVKEIVDRLRFLVDVGLDYLTLERKADSLSGGEAQRIRLASQIGAGLVGVMYVLDEPSIGLHQRDNERLLGTLTRLRDLGNTVIVVEHDEDAIRLADYVVDIGPGAGVHGGEVIAQGQLQDVLKAPRSLTGQYLSGKRKIDIPKNRHKPNPKATMHLRGATGNNLKDVDLAIPAGLLTCVTGVSGSGKSTLINDTLYVIAANELNGAAQTPAPHKSVENIELFDKVVDIDQSPIGRTPRSNPATYTGLFTPLRELFAQVPEARSRGYSPGRFSFNVRGGRCEACQGDGLIKVEMHFLPDVYVPCDVCHGKRYNRETLEVLYKGYNINDVLEMTVEAALALFENVPSIGRKLETLMDVGLSYIKLGQSATTLSGGEAQRVKLSKELSRRDTGRTLYILDEPTTGLHFHDIEHLLAVLHRLRDDGNTVVVIEHNLDVIKTADWVIDLGPEGGHRGGTILATGTPEHIASLPQSYTGRFLAPMLGMPVPGAVGSDAKPAKAAKAAPKKTAKTDAPAARAKKKSAA, encoded by the coding sequence ATGGCGCTGGACTACATCCGCATCCGCGGCGCGCGGACGCACAACCTCAAGAACATCGATCTCGATCTGCCGCGCGACAAGCTGATCGTGATCACCGGACTGTCCGGTTCGGGCAAGTCCTCGTTGGCCTTCGACACCATCTACGCCGAAGGCCAGCGCCGTTACGTCGAGTCGCTGTCGGCCTACGCCCGGCAGTTCCTGTCGGTCATGGAAAAGCCCGATGTCGACCACATCGAAGGCTTGTCGCCGGCGATCTCGATCGAACAGAAGTCGACGTCGCACAATCCGCGCTCGACCGTCGGCACGATCACCGAGATCTACGACTACCTGCGCCTGCTGTACGCGCGCGTCGGCAGTCCGCGCTGCCCGGACCACCACTATCCGCTGGAAGCGCAGACCGTCAGCCAGATGGTCGATCAGGCGATCGCGCTGGATCCGGAACAGCGCTACATGCTGCTGGCGCCGGTCATCCGCGAGCGCAAGGGCGAGCACGCCCAGGTGTTCGAGCAGCTGCGCGCGCAGGGCTTCGTGCGCGTGCGCGTGGACGGCGCGCTGTACGAGATCGACGCGGTGCCGCCGCTGGCGCTGCGGGTCAAGCACACCATCGAGGCGGTGATCGACCGCTTCAAGCCGCGCGAGGACATCAAGCAGCGCCTGGCCGAATCCTTCGAAACCGCGCTCAAGCTCGGCGACGGCATGGCCCAGGTGATGTCGTTGGACAACGCCGACGCAGCGCCGCTGCTGTTCTCGTCCAAGTACAGCTGCCCGGTCTGCGACTACTCGCTGCCGGAGCTGGAACCGCGGCTGTTCTCGTTCAACTCGCCGGTCGGCGCCTGCCCGACCTGCGACGGGCTCGGCGTGGCCGAGTTCTTCGATCCGGCGCGCGTGGTCGTGCACCCGGAGCTGTCGCTCGCGGCCGGCGCGGTGCGCGGCTGGGACCGCCGCAACGCCTATTACTTCCAGCTGATCCAGTCGCTGGCCAAGCACTACAAGTTCAACGTCGACACGCCGTGGCAGTCGCTCAGCGCCGCCCAGCAGAAGGCGGTGCTGTACGGCAGCGGCGACGAGCTCATCAGCTTCAGCTACATCACCGAGAACGGCGGCCGCAGCCAGCGCAAGCACCGCTTCGAAGGCATCGTGCCGAACCTGGAGCGGCGCTACCGCGAGACCGAATCGGCCGCGGTGCGCGAGGAATTGGCCAAGTTCATCAGCCAGCGCCCCTGCCCCGACTGCGGCGGCGCGCGCCTCAACCGCGCCGCGCGCAACGTGTTCGTGGCCGAACGCGGGCTGCCGGAACTGGTGGTGCTGCCGGTCGACGAGGCGCTGAACTTCTTCAAGGCCCTGCAGCTGCCGGGTTGGCGCGGCGAGATCGCGGTCAAGATCGTCAAGGAGATCGTCGACCGCCTGCGCTTCCTGGTCGACGTCGGCCTGGATTACCTCACGCTCGAACGCAAGGCCGACTCGCTGTCCGGCGGCGAGGCCCAGCGCATCCGCCTGGCCAGCCAGATCGGCGCCGGCCTGGTCGGGGTGATGTACGTGCTCGACGAGCCGTCGATCGGCCTGCACCAGCGCGACAACGAACGCCTGCTCGGCACCCTGACCCGGCTGCGCGACCTCGGCAACACGGTAATCGTGGTCGAACACGACGAGGACGCGATCCGCCTGGCCGACTATGTCGTCGACATCGGCCCCGGCGCCGGCGTGCACGGCGGCGAAGTGATCGCGCAAGGGCAGCTGCAGGACGTGCTCAAGGCGCCGCGTTCGCTGACCGGCCAGTACCTCAGCGGCAAGCGCAAGATCGACATCCCGAAGAACCGGCACAAGCCCAACCCGAAGGCGACGATGCATCTGCGCGGCGCCACCGGCAACAACCTCAAGGACGTCGATCTGGCGATTCCGGCGGGCTTGCTGACCTGCGTCACCGGCGTTTCGGGGTCGGGCAAGTCCACGCTGATCAACGACACGCTCTACGTCATCGCCGCCAACGAACTCAACGGCGCGGCGCAGACGCCGGCGCCGCACAAGTCGGTGGAGAACATCGAGCTGTTCGACAAGGTCGTCGACATCGACCAGTCGCCGATCGGGCGCACCCCGCGTTCGAACCCGGCCACCTACACCGGCCTGTTCACGCCGCTGCGCGAACTGTTCGCGCAGGTGCCGGAAGCGCGCTCGCGCGGCTATTCGCCGGGCCGCTTCAGCTTCAACGTGCGCGGCGGCCGCTGCGAAGCCTGCCAGGGCGACGGCCTCATCAAGGTCGAAATGCACTTCCTGCCGGACGTGTACGTGCCCTGCGACGTCTGCCACGGCAAGCGCTACAACCGCGAGACGCTGGAAGTCCTGTACAAGGGCTACAACATCAACGACGTGCTGGAAATGACGGTCGAGGCGGCGCTGGCGCTGTTCGAGAACGTGCCCAGCATCGGCCGCAAGCTGGAAACGCTTATGGACGTGGGCCTGAGCTACATCAAGCTCGGCCAGAGCGCGACCACCCTGTCGGGCGGCGAGGCGCAGCGCGTCAAGCTGTCGAAGGAACTGTCGCGGCGCGACACCGGCCGCACCTTGTACATCCTCGACGAGCCCACCACCGGCCTGCACTTCCACGACATCGAGCATCTGTTGGCGGTGCTGCACCGCTTGCGCGACGACGGCAACACCGTGGTCGTGATCGAGCACAACCTCGACGTCATCAAGACCGCCGACTGGGTCATCGACCTGGGTCCGGAAGGCGGCCACCGCGGCGGCACCATCCTCGCCACCGGCACGCCCGAGCACATCGCCTCGCTGCCGCAGTCCTACACCGGCCGCTTCCTCGCGCCGATGCTGGGGATGCCGGTGCCGGGCGCGGTCGGCAGCGACGCGAAGCCGGCCAAGGCCGCCAAGGCCGCGCCCAAGAAGACCGCCAAGACCGACGCGCCGGCCGCGCGCGCCAAGAAGAAATCCGCCGCATGA
- a CDS encoding OmpA family protein, producing the protein MRTTRSNAIGHLIRNARDTDTDTGRSVPRAASPAHGLLAGAALLMALAGLSACNRDAAPAGDAAPAANAAPAVAPAPVTPVEARLGLANNNGAIRYDGRVDSEATRKALSVALAQAYAGQISGDLEVAKAVKPAPWQDKLPQFVAALGMPGVAVTFEGQSIELSGQVNDADRALLLDKAKTLFPGFRYGGLFEGVGGAAASSDAAAQALAALVPGKSGAGEIAQALNKIEVRFEEGGARIAPASLDILSRAAKAINAGPKDARYEIVGPGGGAGQPADNEILSRQRAEAVKVQLIVAGANPGALDTRGETGTAATPARFNAVK; encoded by the coding sequence ATGCGCACTACCCGCTCCAACGCCATCGGCCACCTCATCCGCAACGCCCGCGACACCGACACCGACACCGGCCGCAGCGTCCCGCGCGCCGCAAGCCCGGCCCACGGCCTGCTCGCCGGCGCCGCGCTTCTCATGGCGCTCGCCGGCCTGAGCGCCTGCAACCGCGACGCCGCCCCGGCCGGCGACGCCGCGCCCGCCGCCAACGCCGCGCCGGCCGTCGCGCCGGCGCCGGTGACCCCGGTCGAAGCCCGGCTCGGCCTGGCCAACAACAACGGCGCGATCCGCTACGACGGCCGGGTCGACAGCGAAGCCACCCGCAAGGCGCTCAGCGTCGCCCTCGCCCAGGCCTACGCCGGGCAGATTTCCGGCGACCTGGAGGTCGCCAAGGCGGTCAAGCCGGCGCCGTGGCAGGACAAGCTGCCGCAGTTCGTCGCCGCGCTCGGCATGCCCGGCGTCGCGGTCACCTTCGAAGGCCAGAGCATCGAACTCAGCGGCCAGGTCAACGACGCCGACCGCGCGCTGCTGCTGGACAAGGCCAAGACCCTGTTCCCCGGCTTCCGCTACGGCGGCCTGTTCGAGGGCGTCGGCGGCGCCGCCGCGTCCAGCGACGCCGCGGCGCAGGCGCTGGCGGCGCTGGTGCCGGGCAAGTCCGGCGCCGGCGAGATCGCGCAGGCGCTGAACAAGATCGAGGTGCGCTTCGAGGAAGGCGGCGCGCGCATCGCGCCGGCCAGCCTCGACATCCTCAGCCGCGCGGCCAAGGCCATCAACGCCGGGCCGAAGGACGCGCGCTACGAGATCGTCGGCCCGGGCGGCGGCGCCGGCCAGCCGGCCGACAACGAGATCCTGTCGCGTCAGCGCGCCGAGGCGGTCAAGGTCCAGCTGATCGTCGCCGGCGCCAACCCCGGCGCGCTCGACACCCGCGGCGAAACCGGCACGGCGGCGACGCCGGCGCGGTTCAATGCGGTCAAGTAG
- the rpsT gene encoding 30S ribosomal protein S20, with protein MANIKSAKKRAKQTLVRNARNGSQRSMLRTAVKKVLKALGENDAAGAKSAFDVAQPILDRFSARGLIHKNKAARHKSRLAARIKALATAA; from the coding sequence GTGGCAAACATCAAGTCCGCCAAGAAGCGCGCCAAGCAGACCCTCGTGCGCAACGCCCGTAACGGCAGCCAGCGTTCGATGCTGCGCACCGCGGTCAAGAAGGTGCTCAAGGCCCTCGGCGAGAACGACGCCGCCGGTGCCAAGTCCGCCTTCGACGTCGCTCAGCCGATCCTCGACCGTTTCAGCGCCCGTGGCCTGATCCACAAGAACAAGGCCGCCCGCCACAAGAGCCGTCTGGCCGCGCGCATCAAGGCGCTGGCTACCGCCGCTTGA
- a CDS encoding acyl-CoA thioesterase codes for MIRVPLSVRWRDLDAFNHVNNSKFLSYLEEARLRWMVTLPGHGMDEHVAPVVAAAHLNYRRPIEWPNEIDIELFVERLGNTSLSIGHRIVGASDPGAVYCDGNVVMVWIHRETGQPAALPEPVRRACTAA; via the coding sequence CTGATCCGGGTGCCGCTGTCGGTGCGCTGGCGCGACCTCGACGCGTTCAACCACGTCAACAACTCCAAGTTCCTCAGCTACCTCGAGGAAGCGCGCCTGCGCTGGATGGTGACCCTGCCCGGCCACGGCATGGACGAACACGTCGCACCGGTGGTCGCGGCCGCGCACCTGAACTATCGCCGGCCGATCGAGTGGCCGAACGAGATCGACATCGAGCTGTTCGTCGAACGCCTCGGCAACACCAGCCTCAGCATCGGCCACCGCATCGTCGGCGCCAGCGATCCCGGCGCGGTGTATTGCGACGGCAACGTGGTGATGGTGTGGATCCATCGCGAAACCGGGCAACCGGCGGCGTTGCCCGAGCCCGTGCGCCGGGCCTGCACGGCCGCCTGA
- the rplU gene encoding 50S ribosomal protein L21 yields MYAVLVTGGKQYRVMQGETLRVELLDVEAGSEIKFDTVLMLGDGEGIKIGDALKGASVTATVVGHGRADKVRIVKFRRRKHHRKQMGHRQHYTEIQITGIAGGDNK; encoded by the coding sequence ATGTACGCAGTTCTGGTCACCGGCGGTAAGCAATACCGCGTGATGCAAGGCGAGACGCTCCGCGTCGAGCTGCTGGACGTCGAAGCCGGCAGCGAAATCAAGTTCGACACCGTCCTGATGCTCGGCGACGGCGAAGGCATCAAGATCGGCGACGCGCTCAAGGGCGCCAGCGTCACCGCCACGGTCGTCGGCCACGGCCGCGCCGACAAGGTGCGCATCGTCAAGTTCCGCCGCCGCAAGCACCATCGCAAGCAGATGGGCCACCGTCAGCACTACACCGAAATCCAGATCACCGGCATCGCCGGTGGCGACAACAAGTAA
- a CDS encoding copper chaperone PCu(A)C: protein MNVSRIRTGLALAALLAAASMNGATAKSPAPQRASDRTADKGCVAQVREGWVRMPPMQMPMMAGFGRIENRCAGPVTIVGARSAAFADVSLHETRIVDGVSKMRALPELRIAPDGAAVLKPGGMHLMLMQPHAPLKEGSRVAIEFELKGGGSLLGEFEVRKAAP, encoded by the coding sequence ATGAACGTATCTCGCATCCGAACAGGGTTGGCGCTGGCGGCGCTGTTGGCCGCGGCTTCGATGAACGGCGCGACGGCGAAATCGCCGGCGCCGCAACGCGCGTCCGATCGGACTGCGGACAAGGGCTGCGTGGCGCAGGTGCGCGAAGGCTGGGTGCGCATGCCGCCGATGCAGATGCCGATGATGGCCGGCTTCGGCCGGATCGAGAACCGCTGCGCGGGGCCGGTGACCATCGTCGGCGCGAGGAGCGCGGCCTTCGCCGACGTGTCGCTGCACGAGACCCGCATCGTCGACGGCGTCAGCAAGATGCGCGCCTTGCCGGAACTGCGCATCGCGCCGGACGGCGCGGCCGTGCTGAAGCCCGGCGGCATGCACCTGATGCTGATGCAGCCGCATGCGCCGCTGAAGGAAGGCAGCCGGGTCGCGATCGAGTTCGAATTGAAGGGCGGCGGCTCGCTGCTCGGCGAGTTCGAGGTGCGCAAGGCCGCGCCTTGA
- the rpmA gene encoding 50S ribosomal protein L27: protein MAHKKGVGSTRNGRDSNPKYLGVKIYGGQAIEAGNIIVRQRGTQFHPGANVGLGRDHTLFALVDGKVEFSTKGPKSRRTVSVVAAE from the coding sequence ATGGCACACAAAAAGGGCGTAGGTTCCACCCGCAACGGCCGCGACTCCAACCCGAAGTACCTCGGCGTGAAGATCTACGGCGGCCAGGCCATCGAAGCCGGCAACATCATCGTGCGTCAGCGCGGCACCCAGTTCCACCCGGGCGCCAACGTCGGCCTCGGCCGCGACCACACCCTGTTCGCGCTGGTCGACGGCAAGGTCGAGTTCTCGACCAAGGGCCCGAAGAGCCGCCGCACCGTCAGCGTCGTCGCCGCCGAGTAA
- the cgtA gene encoding Obg family GTPase CgtA, which translates to MKLVDEAEIQVIAGNGGNGCVGFRREKFIPLGGPDGGDGGAGGSVWLVADENVNTLVDFRHQRQFRAQRGENGMGRQAYGKGGDDLIIVVPVGTTVTNVETDEVIGDLTAHGDRLLVARGGKGGLGNMHFKSSVNRTPRKALPGLPGEERELKLELKLLADVGLLGFPNAGKSTLIRAVSAATPKVADYPFTTLYPNLGVVSVEAHRSFVIADIPGLIEGAADGAGLGAQFLRHLQRTRLLLHLVDIAPMEGGVEGLTPAEQVRAIENELRKHDPELLLKPRWLVFNKSDLLLDEEREEVVRATLAELDWQAPWYVVSAIGREGTAPIMREVMAFFDRQREEALEAANAAAGHAP; encoded by the coding sequence ATGAAACTCGTAGACGAAGCAGAAATCCAAGTCATCGCCGGCAACGGCGGCAACGGCTGCGTCGGTTTCCGTCGCGAGAAGTTCATTCCGCTCGGCGGGCCGGACGGCGGCGACGGCGGCGCCGGCGGCAGCGTCTGGCTGGTCGCCGACGAGAACGTCAACACCCTGGTCGACTTCCGCCACCAGCGCCAGTTCCGCGCCCAGCGCGGCGAGAACGGCATGGGCCGGCAGGCCTACGGCAAGGGCGGCGACGACCTGATCATCGTCGTGCCGGTCGGGACCACGGTCACCAACGTCGAGACCGACGAAGTCATCGGCGATCTGACCGCGCACGGCGACCGCCTGCTGGTCGCGCGCGGCGGCAAGGGCGGCCTGGGCAACATGCATTTCAAGAGCTCGGTCAACCGGACGCCGCGCAAGGCGCTGCCGGGTCTGCCGGGCGAGGAGCGCGAGCTCAAGCTCGAGCTCAAGCTGCTCGCCGACGTCGGTCTGCTCGGTTTCCCGAACGCCGGCAAGAGCACCCTGATCCGCGCGGTGTCGGCGGCGACGCCGAAGGTCGCGGACTATCCGTTCACCACGCTGTATCCGAACCTCGGCGTGGTCAGCGTCGAGGCGCACCGCAGCTTCGTCATCGCCGACATTCCGGGCCTGATCGAAGGCGCGGCCGACGGCGCCGGCCTCGGCGCGCAGTTCCTGCGCCACCTGCAGCGCACGCGCCTGCTGCTGCATCTGGTCGACATCGCGCCGATGGAAGGCGGGGTCGAAGGCCTGACGCCGGCCGAGCAGGTGCGCGCGATCGAGAACGAATTGCGCAAGCACGACCCGGAGCTGCTGCTCAAGCCGCGCTGGCTGGTGTTCAACAAGTCCGACCTGCTGCTCGACGAGGAGCGCGAAGAAGTCGTGCGCGCGACCCTGGCCGAGCTGGACTGGCAGGCGCCGTGGTACGTGGTGTCGGCGATCGGCCGCGAAGGCACCGCGCCGATCATGCGCGAGGTGATGGCCTTCTTCGACCGTCAGCGCGAAGAGGCGCTGGAAGCCGCCAACGCCGCTGCCGGCCATGCGCCCTGA
- the murJ gene encoding murein biosynthesis integral membrane protein MurJ: MSKGGLLRSSVVFSAMTFISRITGLIRDQVYAWQFGASPAMDAFFIAFRIPNFMRRLSAEGSFSMAFVPVLAEYKEKHDHAAVKELVDRVTGTLAAALLALTAVVVLAAPWVMGVFAPGFAPGSEQYLLATQMLQITFPYALFISLASLAGGVLNSYEKFAVPALSPVLLNISMIAAAAAAAPLMRPFGAEPVLALAWGVFFAGVLQLVFQLPALAKLGLLPRPRWGWQHSGVRKILRLMVPTLFGSSVAQLNLLLNTALASFLIVGSVSWLYLTDRLLEFPLGMFGVAIGTVILPHLSKRHAATDSDGYSRALDWGFRLCLLIGVPACLGLVLCAEALIAALFQYGRLTPQDTQMIRLSLMAQSTAVPAFLLVKVLAPAFYSRQDTKTPVKSAVVSVAVNLLSTVGLLLLAVHFSDAGRAALARGASLTQALGEVPGAHACLALAIAIAGWTNALQLAWYLRRARVYQRQPGWGRFLRQIGVASVGLSAVVLFLLWLWPGWTGWPWWERAWKLAVVVGAGGAAYAALLWLQGIRPRDLRGH; this comes from the coding sequence ATGAGTAAGGGCGGCCTGCTGCGTTCCTCGGTGGTGTTCAGCGCGATGACCTTCATCTCGCGGATCACCGGCCTGATCCGCGACCAGGTCTACGCCTGGCAGTTCGGCGCCAGCCCGGCGATGGACGCGTTCTTCATCGCGTTCAGGATCCCGAACTTCATGCGCCGGCTGTCGGCCGAGGGCTCGTTCTCGATGGCCTTCGTGCCGGTCCTGGCCGAGTACAAGGAAAAGCACGACCACGCTGCGGTCAAGGAGCTGGTCGACCGGGTCACCGGCACCCTGGCGGCGGCGCTGCTGGCGCTGACCGCGGTGGTGGTGCTGGCCGCGCCCTGGGTCATGGGCGTGTTCGCGCCCGGCTTCGCGCCCGGCAGCGAGCAGTACCTGCTGGCCACGCAGATGCTGCAGATCACCTTCCCGTACGCCTTGTTCATTTCGCTGGCCTCGCTGGCCGGCGGCGTGCTCAACAGCTACGAGAAATTCGCGGTGCCGGCGTTGTCGCCGGTGCTGCTGAACATCTCGATGATCGCCGCGGCCGCCGCGGCCGCGCCGCTGATGCGGCCGTTCGGCGCCGAACCGGTGCTGGCGCTGGCCTGGGGCGTGTTTTTCGCCGGCGTGCTGCAACTGGTGTTCCAGCTGCCGGCGCTGGCGAAGCTCGGCCTGCTGCCGCGGCCGCGCTGGGGCTGGCAGCACTCGGGCGTGCGCAAGATCCTGCGGCTGATGGTGCCGACCCTGTTCGGCTCGTCGGTGGCCCAGCTCAATCTGCTGCTGAACACCGCGCTGGCCTCGTTCCTGATCGTCGGCAGCGTCAGCTGGCTGTATCTGACCGACCGGCTGCTGGAATTCCCGCTCGGCATGTTCGGCGTCGCGATCGGCACGGTGATCCTGCCGCATCTGTCCAAGCGCCACGCGGCGACCGACAGCGACGGCTATTCGCGCGCTTTGGACTGGGGCTTCCGCCTGTGCCTGCTGATCGGCGTGCCGGCCTGCCTGGGCCTGGTGCTGTGCGCCGAGGCGCTGATCGCGGCGCTGTTCCAGTACGGCCGGCTGACCCCGCAGGACACCCAGATGATCCGCCTGAGCCTGATGGCGCAGTCGACCGCGGTGCCGGCGTTCCTGCTGGTGAAGGTGCTGGCGCCGGCGTTCTATTCGCGCCAGGACACCAAGACGCCGGTCAAGTCGGCGGTGGTGTCGGTCGCGGTGAACCTGCTGTCGACGGTCGGCCTGCTGTTGCTGGCGGTGCATTTCAGCGACGCCGGCCGCGCCGCGTTGGCGCGCGGAGCGAGCCTGACCCAGGCGCTCGGCGAGGTGCCCGGCGCGCATGCCTGCCTGGCCCTGGCGATCGCCATCGCCGGCTGGACCAACGCGCTGCAACTGGCCTGGTACCTGCGCCGGGCGCGGGTCTACCAGCGTCAGCCCGGCTGGGGCCGGTTCCTGCGCCAGATCGGCGTGGCCAGCGTCGGCCTCAGCGCGGTGGTGCTGTTCCTGCTGTGGCTGTGGCCGGGCTGGACCGGCTGGCCGTGGTGGGAGCGGGCGTGGAAGCTCGCGGTCGTGGTCGGCGCCGGCGGCGCGGCGTATGCGGCGCTGCTGTGGCTGCAGGGCATCCGGCCGCGCGATTTGCGCGGGCATTGA